In Hermetia illucens chromosome 1, iHerIll2.2.curated.20191125, whole genome shotgun sequence, one genomic interval encodes:
- the LOC119649969 gene encoding vascular endothelial growth factor receptor 1 isoform X6, producing MESLKTLSLKPCAVMNYLAFLIVCLVIVESIIALPTPDPILDNFELGSEKFGAPLIIPSEPDVTLEAATDFTLTCRSKKPVTWRFPEIMVEYEITAFEKSGSSLPHGSSLFLRDVQVENVGKYYCLETEFNSTNDAQLDILLTLYKAETIYLFVNDPNRLLVPTHLVVMAAQYADAIIPCKPSSKNVEVELLREDESALDMPNRYDPKVGYIAKLIHITHAGIFICRAKSDHNQMTYIEVIVTAQTDFINRPTIESETHGHAIKGDKLRLKCSVDVRPSVQFSINWTLPNANAAMMEGRAFVTDTTKTTNNNTIELETGQNELTIFNVSEKDAGYYTCGVLDHSLNRNNESMYVRILDPQESYINMSEPSNHYTIETARRKRRTKMLVKYKAYPIPKFTWYNNEGVEINPKGPAKDEAGDKYKITMTADSILLEIHNIELKDTGKYVLKAYNDHVVKQVEFQLYIRDQPAVQMEKVYYVQVGEKANLTCRCAGYPKPRISWMWIPCLIRPKWPHCPASSPTLFQFNEIVPENPDELEELENNSFRTLEETILTQISELKFTPDSPGFIKCIANNSEGHDTADTQILLSDLENHPHESFSIFGIDESHVIAAGDDVSINCGVLAYNYSGNIDWYKDENLIQTNLDYKVEFTESEYSYKKKLTMKNIHFDKAGLYECRASLIDDDSTPESRYINITVNAPETPAITHSNLDGSKIGKKLGEFLQLDCQHKGLPKPVISWFKNDVPLQFGKNDTRRFLNHGNSILNIPFIKPEDEGVYKCVVTNRLGSAERSVSVAITNLPGLRLSVILGIVALFIVLVLLIIYLCIRFCREKKLRKELKAAGLANFEEGAVEHINPALSLDEQADLLPYDRRFEFPKEKLKLGKQLGAGAFGVVLKAVAEGIIPEEKETTVAVKMVKKTADNEVMKALVSELKIMVHLGQHLNVVNLLGAVTKNIAKREVMVIVEFCRFGNVQNFLLKNRKNFINQINPKTDQIDPSIITKEMRFSGDYEYNSQGLKYAKLSFSHPHLNNNSKPRGDGSINYVRESGVDYVSANVNSATTEMTTIPGDESVILSNNSIQPAWRSNYKPDELTSMDINTTHLVSWAFQVARGMDYLASRKVLHGDLAARNILLCDDNVVKICDFGLARSMYKSDNYKKHGEAPLPIKWLALESMSDQIFSTHSDIWSFGIVLWEFFSLAKVPYPGMDANESLYLKLKDGYRMEKPEYANQELYDIMLECWSTNPEMRPPFGELERRFAKMLGDDITNHYLDLNDPYLKMNSEYCKTGGTDYLALMGCPEEAAPQAPRYVNGKLIAELESHLLLSAANASTDADYVQMNPKSGNAIFSPRPQDDYVRPEHFVFPTPISPTISNNLDSPSSKNRRKGVIPEEVPMLNRSAGSDSEAELSPDVIPSPSKQFSSLNKVPDSSLGKVGNDNYINAKNSDINRIRTKDAFSNPEYLMLDNVNEKRK from the exons TACCAACACCCGATCCTATTCTGGATAACTTTGAATTGGGCAGCGAAAAGTTCGGGGCTCCATTAATCATACCCTCCGAACCTGACGTGACATTAGAGGCAGCCACCGATTTCACTTTGACATGTCGCTCAAAAAAACCTGTAACATGGCGATTTCCGGAGATCATGGTGGAATACGAAATAACGGCATTTGAAAAGTCTGGATCTAGTTTGCCCCATGGAAGCTCCTTGTTTCTGCGCGATGTCCAAGTGGAGAATGTGGGAAAATACTACTGCCTTGAAACggaattcaattccacaaaTGATGCACAATTGGACATTTTACTAACGTTGTATAAAGCAGAAACCATTTATTTGTTTGTTAATG ATCCTAATCGACTTCTCGTTCCAACGCATTTGGTAGTCATGGCTGCGCAGTACGCCGATGCAATAATACCATGTAAACCATCTTCCAAAAATGTTGAAGTGGAATTACTGCGGGAGGATGAG TCAGCTCTCGATATGCCGAACCGTTACGACCCGAAAGTAGGATACATAGCCAAATTGATACATATAACCCACGCAGGCATATTCATTTGCCGTGCGAAATCCGACCATAACCAAATGACGTACATAGAAGTTATAGTAACCG CTCAAACGGATTTTATAAATCGGCCAACAATTGAATCTGAAACGCACGGCCATGCCATCAAAGGAGATAAGTTGCGATTGAAATGTTCCGTTGACGTACGTCCTTCAGTACAGTTCTCAATTAATTGGACTTTACCAAACGCTAATGCAGCAATGATG GAAGGACGAGCATTTGTTACGGATActacaaaaacaacaaataacaacaccattgAATTAGAAACTGGTCAAAATGAACTGACGATTTTCAATGTTAGCGAAAAAGATGCGGGATATTATACGTGCGGTGTTCTAGACCATTCATTGAATCGTAATAATGAATCTATGTATGTTAGAATTTTAG ACCCACAGGAAAGTTATATCAACATGAGTGAACCCAGCAATCACTATACAATTGAAACAGCCCGTAGGAAGCGCCGGACAAAAATGCTTGTGAAATACAAAGCGTATCCCATACCGAAATTTACCTGGTACAACAATGAAGGTGTAGAAATCAATCCGAAGGGACCTGCTAAAGACGAAGCCGGCGACAAATACAAAATCACAATGACTGCGGACAGTATTTTACTGGAAATCCATAATATCGAACTTAAAGACACGGGAAAATACGTTCTAAAAGCGTATAATGATCATGTCGTGAAACAAGTGGAGTTCCAGTTATATATAAGAG ATCAGCCAGCCGTGCAAATGGAAAAGGTTTACTATGTGCAGGTTGGCGAGAAAGCCAATTTGACGTGCAGATGTGCAGGATATCCAAAACCACGAATTTCTTGGATGTGGATTCCCTGCTTAATTCGACCTAAATGGCCGCATTGTCCGGCATCCAGTCCAACTCTGTTCCAG TTTAATGAAATAGTACCTGAGAATCCTGATGAGTTGGAAGAATTAGAG AACAACAGCTTTCGCACTCTGGAAGAAACGATTTTGACACAAATTTCGGAATTGAAATTCACCCCAGATTCGCCTGGATTTATCAAATGTATAGCAAATAATTCGGAAGGCCATGACACAGCCGACACGCAAATCCTATTAAGTGATCTTGAAAATCACCCACACGAAtcgttttcaatttttggaatAGATGAGTCTCACGTGATAGCGGCAGGGGATGATGTTTCTATTAATTGTGGAGTTCTTGCGTATAACTACTCTGGGAACATCGATTGGTATAAAGATGAGAACCTAATACAAACGAATTTGG ACTATAAAGTTGAGTTTACGGAATCTGAATATTCATATAAAAAGAAATTGACTatgaaaaatattcattttgatAAAGCCGGACTCTACGAATGTCGTGCAAGTCTCATAGATGACGACTCAACACCAGAAAGTCGATATATAAACATAACAGTTAATG CCCCTGAAACGCCAGCTATCACTCATTCAAATTTGGACGGttcaaaaattggcaaaaaactTGGTGAATTTCTTCAACTTGATTGTCAACATAAAGGTCTTCCAAAGCCAGTTATATCATGGTTCAAAAATGATGTACCCCTCCAGTTCGGCAAAAATGACACAAGGCGTTTTCTTAACCACGGAAATTCGATACTGAACATACCATTCATAAAACCGGAAGACGAAGGAGTCTACAAATGCGTTGTGACGAACCGATTAGGATCCGCCGAGAGAAGTGTTTCTGTAGCTATAACAA ATTTGCCAGGGTTACGCTTATCAGTAATACTAGGCATCGTTGCTTTATTCATAGTGCTGGTATTGCTTATAATATACCTATGTATACGATTTTGCCGTGAAAAGAAG cTACGGAAAGAACTCAAAGCTGCAGGACTCGCAAACTTCGAAGAAGGTGCCGTTGAACACATTAATCCAGCATTGTCACTTGACGAACAAGCAGACTTACTACCATATGACAGACGATTTGAATTCCCGAAAGAGAAATTAAAATTAG GAAAACAATTAGGAGCAGGCGCGTTTGGTGTCGTCCTTAAAGCCGTTGCTGAGGGTATTATAcctgaagaaaaggaaactaCTGTTGCAGTCAAAATGGTTAAGAAAACCGCTGACAATGAAGTAATGAAAGCTCTCGTATCCGAGCTGAAAATAATGGTCCATTTAGGACAGCACCTCAACGTCGTAAACCTACTGGGAGCGGTAACCAAAAATATTGCTAAAC GAGAAGTTATGGTTATTGTTGAGTTTTGTCGATTTGGAAATGTTCAAAACTTTCTACTGAAAAATCGTAAAAACTtcataaaccaaatcaatccgAAAACCGATCAAATTGATCCGTCAATTATAACGAAAGAGATGCGATTTTCTGGAGATTATGAGTATAATAG CCAAGGCTTGAAATACGCTAAATTATCATTCTCACACCCCCATTTGAATAATAACAGCAAACCACGAGGCGACGGCAGTATCAATTACGTTCGAGAGTCTGGAGTGGATTATGTGAGTGCTAATGTCAATAGTGCAACAACTGAAATGACTACAATACCAG GTGATGAGAGCGTCATATTATCCAACAACTCTATCCAGCCTGCATGGCGTTCGAACTATAAACCCGACGAACTAACTAGCATGGATATCAACACAACGCATTTAGTAAGCTGGGCTTTCCAAGTTGCTCGTGGAATGGATTATTTAGCCTCTCGGAAAGTTTTGCACGGAGATTTGGCTGCCCGTAACATTCTACTTTGTGACGATAATGTCGTTAAAATTTGTGACTTTGGCTTGGCTCGTTCAATGTACAAAAGCGACAACTATAAAAAACATGGCGAAGCGCCACTTCCAATCAAATGGCTCGCTTTGGAGTCAATGAGTGATCAGATTTTCAGTACGCACTCCGACATTTGGTCGTTTGGTATTGTCTTGTGGGAATTCTTCTCACTAGCCAAAGTACCATACCCTGGAATGGATGCAAATGAAAGTCTATATCTTAAGTTGAAGGATGGATATAGAATGGAAAAGCCAGAATATGCCAATCAAGAACT CTACGATATTATGCTGGAATGCTGGAGCACGAACCCAGAAATGCGACCACCTTTCGGTGAATTGGAGAGAAGATTCGCGAAGATGTTAGGAGACGATATCACCAAC CATTACTTAGACCTAAATGATCCTTATTTGAAAATGAACTCGGAGTACTGCAAAACCGGTGGAACCGATTATCTGGCTCTAATGGGATGTCCTGAAGAGGCCGCGCCACAAGCACCACGATACGTTAACGGGAAATTAATTGCTGAACTAG AATCGCATCTCTTACTTTCAGCTGCAAATGCTTCTACAGACGCCGACTACGTGCAAATGAATCCAAAATCTGGGAACGCCATATTCAGCCCACGTCCACAAGATGACTACGTACGGCCCGAACACTTTGTGTTCCCGACTCCTATTTCACCGACGATTTCGAATAATCTCGATAGTCCGTCTTCGAAGAACCGTAGGAAGGGCGTAATCCCAGAAGAAGTGCCGATGCTCAATCGAAGTGCAGGTTCTGATTCGGAAGCAGAACTTAGCCCCGATGTCATCCCCTCACCTTCCAAACAGTTTTCAAGTCTTAACAAAGTGCCCGATTCCAGTTTAGGGAAAGTTGGCAATGATAACTATATAAACGCTAAAAACAGTGATATAAACAGAATCAGAACCAAAGATGCATTTAGCAACCCCGAATATCTGATGTTGGATAATGTGAACGAAAAGCGAAAGTGA